The following proteins come from a genomic window of Leptospira neocaledonica:
- a CDS encoding dienelactone hydrolase: MKAELFIPSQAVFLAVLVLDEKEDKFADRFSKMRNFLNERGVATLFLKGLLTQEEKEIHANRSDINLLSDRLSEITKQIKNIEGANSLKISYIGSSSIAGRMFRAAGSSDSTVESLILIGNGLQEYDGKFLNASVLNILGELDFAGRIVNRSVLSKIETFIKKVYFVPGSPSHFEDNTKWFLVSEAIQRWYRFPEKRSRDFSEF, from the coding sequence TTGAAAGCAGAACTTTTTATCCCGAGCCAGGCGGTCTTTTTGGCTGTCCTGGTTCTGGATGAGAAAGAAGACAAATTTGCGGATCGATTTTCTAAAATGAGGAATTTTCTTAATGAAAGGGGAGTTGCTACTCTTTTTCTAAAAGGTTTATTGACCCAAGAAGAAAAAGAAATACACGCCAATCGATCCGATATCAATCTTTTATCGGATCGTCTTTCCGAAATCACAAAACAGATTAAAAATATAGAAGGCGCCAATTCTTTAAAAATTTCTTATATAGGTTCTTCTTCCATTGCGGGTAGAATGTTCCGGGCTGCAGGAAGTTCTGACTCTACTGTAGAAAGCCTGATATTGATTGGGAATGGTCTTCAGGAATATGACGGTAAGTTCTTAAATGCTTCCGTGCTGAATATTTTAGGTGAACTCGATTTTGCCGGAAGGATAGTGAATCGTTCTGTTCTTTCTAAGATAGAAACCTTTATTAAGAAAGTATATTTTGTGCCTGGATCTCCCAGTCATTTTGAGGACAATACTAAGTGGTTTTTAGTTTCAGAAGCCATACAAAGATGGTACCGCTTCCCAGAAAAAAGATCCAGAGACTTCTCCGAATTTTAA